Proteins from one Arcobacter sp. F155 genomic window:
- a CDS encoding cache domain-containing protein produces MSKLTDEIKIIKWIVLLPIIGVILTSFILTNIFVSSRYEAHNNEIDKLKQTHTLELKNSIKEKIDNLTLLLNENYENEIQRSKHSIKDIVNLGYQHLSLMYKNHSHLPKEELFSFLDERMGKLRFFDNKDGYFFIYDRKSAKVISNAGTPSHVGNSIKNVKDTNGLNFYESFENVFKNNKKEGFISWHWTRPNSKTIEKKIGFLKLFEPLDIVIGSALYTEDIKKNISKNSIAFLSKLKYPDDSYIFIMDSKGTSILHKNKEIIGVPLSKLDEKIQKNVSSIVNKAIKNKTSFIEYQQSEKLFKGHVPSKKISYVKHVPILDWVIGTGLYNDNLNKEIKRKQELLDKNLQDDISTIVLASLLVTILIIAIILILSRRLKNIFQYYSKSLEDSNNKLHKLNEELEQKVKQQVNTLRQKDSLLNQQSKLAAMGEMLGNIAHQWRQPLSAISTLASGIRVKKEVGEISNEDLDKDLQAIVTSTKLLSNTIDDFRNYYSKDKHIKEFKIEDTLNNVLSLISANLDNKEIELIFSIDDVSINSYENELIQVLLNILNNAKDALLERETPRYIFITIKKQKENLLIEIYDNAGGIKKDIISRVFEPYFTTKFKSQGTGIGLYMTKNIIDSNLKGKIEVENKSFTYDNQKFKGALFRIKLPFKL; encoded by the coding sequence ATGAGTAAATTAACCGATGAAATAAAAATCATAAAATGGATTGTTCTTCTTCCAATTATTGGAGTTATACTTACATCCTTTATTCTTACAAATATTTTTGTCTCTTCTAGATATGAAGCTCATAATAATGAAATTGATAAACTAAAACAGACTCATACCCTAGAGCTAAAAAACTCTATAAAAGAAAAAATAGATAATCTAACTCTTCTTTTAAATGAAAACTATGAAAATGAAATACAAAGATCTAAACACTCTATAAAAGATATTGTAAACCTTGGATACCAACACTTAAGTCTTATGTATAAGAACCACTCCCATCTTCCAAAAGAAGAGTTATTCTCTTTCTTAGATGAAAGAATGGGAAAATTAAGATTTTTTGACAATAAAGATGGTTACTTTTTTATTTATGATAGAAAAAGTGCAAAAGTCATTTCAAATGCAGGAACACCTTCTCACGTAGGAAACTCAATTAAAAATGTAAAAGATACAAATGGATTAAACTTTTATGAAAGCTTTGAAAATGTATTTAAAAACAATAAAAAAGAAGGCTTTATATCTTGGCACTGGACTCGTCCAAACTCAAAAACTATAGAAAAAAAGATTGGCTTTCTAAAACTATTTGAGCCTTTAGATATCGTTATTGGTAGTGCTTTATATACAGAAGATATCAAGAAAAATATTTCTAAAAACTCAATAGCTTTTTTAAGTAAACTAAAATACCCAGATGACTCATATATTTTTATTATGGATTCAAAGGGAACTTCAATTCTTCATAAAAATAAAGAAATCATAGGTGTACCTCTTAGTAAATTAGATGAAAAAATACAAAAAAATGTATCTTCAATAGTTAATAAAGCAATAAAAAACAAAACCTCATTTATAGAATATCAACAATCAGAAAAACTTTTTAAAGGTCACGTACCCTCTAAAAAGATTTCTTATGTTAAACATGTACCTATTTTAGATTGGGTAATAGGAACTGGGCTTTATAATGATAATTTAAATAAAGAGATAAAAAGAAAACAAGAATTACTAGATAAAAACTTACAAGATGATATTTCCACTATAGTTTTAGCTTCACTACTAGTTACTATATTAATTATTGCAATTATACTTATACTATCAAGAAGATTAAAAAATATTTTCCAATACTATTCAAAAAGCCTAGAAGATAGCAATAATAAACTTCATAAACTAAATGAAGAGTTAGAGCAAAAAGTAAAACAACAAGTAAATACCCTTAGACAAAAAGACTCTTTGTTAAATCAACAATCAAAACTTGCTGCAATGGGGGAAATGCTTGGAAATATCGCTCACCAATGGAGACAACCTTTATCTGCTATTAGTACTTTAGCTAGTGGAATTAGAGTGAAAAAAGAAGTAGGTGAAATAAGCAATGAGGATTTAGACAAAGATTTACAAGCAATTGTAACTAGCACAAAACTATTATCAAATACTATTGATGACTTTAGAAACTATTACTCAAAAGATAAACATATCAAAGAGTTTAAAATTGAAGATACTTTAAATAATGTTTTAAGTCTTATCTCTGCAAATCTAGACAATAAAGAGATTGAACTAATTTTTAGTATTGATGATGTTTCCATAAATAGTTATGAAAATGAGTTAATTCAAGTTTTATTAAATATTTTAAACAATGCCAAAGATGCTCTACTTGAAAGAGAGACTCCTAGATATATTTTTATAACAATTAAAAAACAAAAAGAGAATCTATTAATAGAAATCTATGATAATGCAGGTGGAATAAAAAAAGATATTATTTCTAGGGTTTTTGAACCATACTTTACAACAAAGTTTAAATCGCAAGGAACAGGTATAGGTTTATATATGACTAAAAATATAATTGATTCAAATCTAAAAGGTAAAATTGAAGTAGAGAATAAGAGTTTTACTTATGATAATCAAAAGTTCAAAGGAGCTTTATTTAGAATAAAGCTTCCTTTTAAACTATAA
- a CDS encoding TolC family protein — protein sequence MQFQKLASLFFVSTIFLSSSFAQEIDEKILSQDRLDIIDFSKKQNEENSSKLRKDWINPVTLSYKKDYTETYDTARSMISINQPIFKSGGIYSAIKYANVNFKYNDLDIETQRKELIKQVTTLLFNLHIIDLNIKKNEFLLKNANIDIQRKKEQVFNGFLDTSYLDNAILDANSVKNTLADLYFQKKELENNFNNLASKEYKKFELPKLTLTDKENFLENSLELAKARVDVKQKDYLASMSMSQYLPTFSVSMDYSHYHDTDGNTSIQDETTTNYGVSVSMPLDVRALNDVEAQRIEYLKSKLNLNNIILEEQNFYKTKLSKIDMIERKKEIAKEDYKLYDSLLKIIVEEKNAQLKTQSDVDTLANSQKIKSLEVQILELQKQIELLEIYSKII from the coding sequence ATGCAATTTCAAAAGTTAGCTAGTCTATTTTTTGTTTCAACTATTTTTCTATCTAGTTCTTTTGCCCAAGAAATAGATGAGAAAATTCTTTCGCAAGACAGATTAGATATTATTGATTTTTCTAAAAAGCAAAATGAAGAAAATAGCTCAAAGTTAAGAAAAGACTGGATTAACCCAGTTACTTTGAGTTATAAAAAAGATTATACTGAGACTTACGATACAGCAAGAAGTATGATATCTATAAATCAACCAATTTTCAAAAGTGGTGGTATCTATAGTGCAATAAAATATGCAAATGTAAACTTCAAATATAATGACTTGGATATTGAAACTCAAAGAAAAGAGTTAATAAAACAAGTAACTACTTTACTTTTTAATCTTCATATTATAGATTTAAATATCAAGAAAAATGAGTTTTTATTAAAAAATGCAAACATAGATATTCAAAGAAAAAAAGAGCAAGTGTTCAATGGCTTTTTAGATACTTCTTATTTAGACAATGCCATTTTAGATGCAAACAGTGTTAAAAATACCCTTGCAGATTTATACTTTCAAAAAAAAGAGTTAGAAAACAACTTTAATAATCTTGCAAGTAAAGAGTATAAAAAGTTTGAGTTACCAAAGTTAACTCTTACAGATAAAGAAAACTTTTTAGAAAATTCTTTAGAGTTAGCAAAAGCAAGAGTTGATGTAAAACAAAAAGATTATTTAGCATCAATGTCTATGTCTCAATACTTACCTACTTTTAGTGTAAGCATGGATTATAGCCATTACCATGATACAGATGGAAACACTAGTATTCAAGATGAAACAACAACTAACTATGGAGTTTCTGTTTCAATGCCACTTGATGTAAGAGCATTAAATGATGTAGAAGCACAAAGAATCGAATATCTAAAATCAAAATTAAATCTAAATAATATAATTTTAGAAGAACAAAATTTCTATAAAACAAAGCTTTCTAAAATAGATATGATTGAAAGAAAAAAAGAGATAGCAAAAGAGGATTATAAACTTTATGACTCTTTATTAAAAATTATTGTTGAAGAAAAAAATGCTCAACTAAAAACGCAAAGTGATGTTGATACTTTAGCAAACTCTCAAAAAATCAAATCACTAGAAGTACAAATTCTAGAGCTACAAAAACAAATTGAACTTTTAGAAATATATTCTAAAATTATTTAA
- a CDS encoding aspartate aminotransferase family protein yields the protein MLETLDKQFVLQTYARNYVNFKKGINATLFDETDKDYIDFTSGIGVVSVGHGNKEVADEICKQANNIIHISNLYAIEPQAKLAEKIAKLSEMDVATFFANSGAEANEGAIKLARKYGETKFDKKRYKVITLEHSFHGRTITTVKATGQASMHSPNFAPYPDGFKYDARIDDIYNSIDDETVAVMIELVQGEGGVQPFDKKDIQELAKFLKEQGILLIIDEVQSGVYRTGEFLASNLYEIEPDIITLAKGLGGGVPIGAVVTKHKDLFTYGDHGSTFGGNYLSTAAAGKVVDILDEYKNAGTLDEIIIYFDNKINELVEKHASLLQEKVGVGLMKGIRIKDADSLAAIIKNAFEEGVLVLRAGKNTLRLLPPLTISKKEIDEGFKRLDDAISKVS from the coding sequence ATGTTAGAAACACTAGATAAACAGTTTGTACTTCAAACATATGCAAGAAATTATGTAAACTTTAAAAAAGGTATTAACGCAACACTTTTTGATGAAACAGATAAAGACTATATTGATTTTACTTCTGGAATTGGAGTTGTTTCAGTTGGTCATGGAAATAAAGAAGTTGCTGATGAGATTTGTAAACAAGCTAATAATATTATTCATATTTCAAATCTTTATGCAATTGAACCACAAGCAAAACTTGCTGAAAAGATTGCAAAACTTTCAGAGATGGATGTGGCTACATTCTTTGCAAACTCAGGGGCAGAAGCAAATGAAGGTGCTATTAAACTAGCTAGAAAATATGGTGAAACTAAGTTTGATAAAAAAAGATATAAAGTAATCACGTTAGAACATTCATTCCATGGAAGAACAATAACAACAGTTAAAGCAACGGGTCAAGCTTCTATGCACTCACCAAACTTCGCACCGTATCCAGATGGTTTCAAATATGATGCAAGAATTGATGATATTTATAACTCAATTGATGATGAAACTGTTGCAGTTATGATTGAGTTAGTTCAAGGTGAAGGTGGAGTTCAACCCTTTGATAAAAAAGATATCCAAGAACTTGCAAAGTTTTTAAAAGAGCAAGGTATTTTACTTATTATTGATGAAGTTCAATCAGGAGTATATAGAACAGGTGAATTCTTAGCTTCAAACCTATATGAAATTGAGCCTGATATTATTACTTTAGCAAAAGGTCTTGGTGGTGGAGTTCCTATTGGAGCAGTGGTAACTAAACATAAAGATTTATTTACATACGGTGACCATGGTTCTACTTTTGGAGGGAACTACTTAAGTACAGCTGCTGCAGGAAAAGTTGTTGATATTTTAGATGAGTATAAAAATGCAGGAACATTAGATGAGATTATTATCTACTTTGATAATAAAATAAATGAACTTGTAGAAAAACATGCTAGCTTATTACAAGAAAAAGTTGGTGTTGGATTAATGAAAGGTATTAGAATAAAAGATGCAGACTCTCTTGCAGCTATTATAAAAAATGCCTTTGAAGAAGGTGTTTTAGTTTTAAGAGCTGGAAAAAATACTTTAAGACTTTTACCTCCATTAACAATATCTAAAAAAGAGATTGATGAAGGATTTAAAAGGTTAGATGATGCAATTTCAAAAGTTAGCTAG
- a CDS encoding fatty acid cis/trans isomerase, translating into MKLHLIFFLALLALFPNTIFAKEQLSFTKDIKPILDNRCVTCHSCYNSPCQLKLSSFEGLTRGASKEDIYANRLTAVEPSRLFVDAKTEEQWREKDFFSVTNHFKDSEKSNESIMLRLLEEKQKNPLNKGDYSPETDEVACVKNQKELDDYLKENPHKAMPYGFPALNKKEHKLLSSWLESNSFVDDKKNIISKLEKEQIQKYEEFFNNEKMKYQVTARYIYEHLFLAHLSFDNSSKNFFQLVRSRTKTGEIDIIPTRFPYSKIEEKFYYRIKPITSTIVHKTHMVYTLDDKRLKTYKELFINSAWLEKPHMPAFDTKVSANALKTFKQIPAKSRYKFLLDNIHYFIMTYIRGPVCKGQIALNVINDHFWVMFIDPEADVSVKDKNYLDENLKNLSIPNKYGATPDLLETFTIIKNYQQAKIYFENRNKIYSKYYPQGLGLKELWKGNEYSDNKNDSILTIYRHFDSASVHKGALGDIPKTMWVIDFPLIERLYYSLVAGFDVFGSTSHQFLVRKHMDRLRIEGETNFLEFLPKDSRKEYFNSWYKGWLAKRLSLYVPSNSEPNINYQTNDYKEEFTDKLFSYLDIKKDPINFIDKEYIPVKILKEYENKKQIEQTFKTLTLPNNSKFIQYHTDDKTNLAYIRIELENGENLIYTMVINRWHDNVALMFDEDSRLNPKKDRINFIEGFIGSYPNIFVKVKQKDLNEFFHLIYDYQGTNKQKELILKYIVNRANPNFWDEYDWFTNEFKKQDELQFGLFDLNRYYQKAIDNFR; encoded by the coding sequence ATGAAGTTACACCTCATCTTTTTTTTAGCTTTGCTTGCCCTATTTCCAAATACTATATTTGCAAAAGAACAATTATCATTCACAAAAGATATCAAACCTATTTTAGACAACAGATGCGTTACTTGCCACTCATGTTATAACTCACCTTGTCAATTAAAGCTTTCATCGTTTGAAGGACTTACTAGAGGAGCTTCAAAAGAGGATATTTATGCAAATAGATTAACTGCCGTTGAACCTTCAAGACTTTTTGTAGATGCTAAAACAGAGGAGCAATGGAGAGAAAAAGATTTCTTCTCCGTTACTAATCATTTTAAAGATTCTGAAAAATCAAATGAATCCATTATGCTAAGACTGCTAGAAGAGAAACAAAAGAACCCTTTAAATAAAGGTGACTACTCTCCTGAAACAGATGAAGTAGCCTGTGTAAAAAATCAAAAAGAGCTAGATGATTATTTAAAAGAAAATCCTCACAAAGCTATGCCTTATGGTTTTCCTGCATTAAATAAAAAAGAGCATAAACTTCTAAGTTCATGGTTAGAATCAAACTCTTTTGTAGATGATAAAAAAAATATAATATCTAAACTTGAAAAAGAGCAAATTCAAAAGTATGAAGAGTTTTTTAATAATGAAAAAATGAAATATCAAGTTACTGCTAGATATATCTATGAGCACTTATTTTTAGCACACCTTAGTTTTGACAATAGTAGTAAAAACTTTTTTCAACTAGTAAGGTCAAGAACTAAAACAGGTGAGATTGATATTATTCCTACAAGGTTTCCATATAGTAAAATAGAAGAGAAGTTTTATTATAGAATTAAACCTATTACCTCAACTATTGTTCATAAAACACATATGGTTTATACATTAGATGATAAAAGATTAAAAACCTACAAAGAGCTATTTATAAATAGTGCTTGGCTAGAAAAACCACATATGCCTGCTTTTGATACTAAAGTTTCTGCAAATGCACTTAAAACTTTTAAACAAATTCCTGCAAAAAGTAGGTATAAATTCTTACTTGATAATATTCACTACTTTATAATGACATATATTAGAGGTCCTGTTTGTAAAGGTCAAATTGCATTAAATGTAATCAACGACCACTTCTGGGTAATGTTTATTGACCCTGAAGCAGATGTTTCTGTGAAAGATAAAAACTATTTAGATGAAAACCTAAAGAACCTTTCTATTCCAAATAAGTATGGAGCAACTCCTGACTTATTAGAAACCTTTACTATTATAAAAAACTATCAACAAGCAAAAATATATTTTGAAAATAGAAATAAGATTTATAGTAAATATTATCCCCAAGGTCTTGGCTTAAAAGAGCTTTGGAAAGGCAATGAGTATAGTGATAATAAAAATGATTCAATACTAACTATTTATAGACATTTTGATTCTGCTTCAGTTCATAAAGGAGCTCTAGGAGATATTCCTAAAACTATGTGGGTTATAGACTTTCCTTTAATTGAAAGACTTTATTATTCACTTGTTGCTGGTTTTGATGTTTTTGGAAGTACTTCTCACCAGTTTTTAGTTAGAAAACATATGGATAGACTTAGAATAGAAGGAGAAACAAACTTTTTAGAGTTTTTACCAAAGGATTCAAGAAAAGAGTACTTCAACTCTTGGTATAAAGGTTGGTTAGCAAAAAGATTATCACTTTATGTTCCTTCAAATAGTGAGCCAAATATAAATTACCAAACAAATGATTATAAAGAAGAGTTTACAGATAAACTATTCTCATATTTAGATATAAAAAAAGATCCAATTAACTTTATAGATAAAGAGTATATTCCAGTGAAGATTTTAAAAGAGTATGAAAATAAAAAACAAATAGAACAAACTTTTAAGACATTAACTCTTCCAAATAACTCTAAGTTTATTCAATACCACACTGATGATAAAACCAACTTAGCCTATATAAGAATAGAGCTTGAAAATGGTGAAAACCTAATTTATACTATGGTTATAAATAGATGGCATGATAATGTTGCACTTATGTTCGATGAGGACTCAAGGTTAAATCCTAAAAAAGATAGAATCAATTTTATTGAAGGTTTTATTGGTTCTTATCCAAATATCTTTGTAAAAGTAAAACAAAAAGATTTAAATGAATTTTTCCACTTAATCTATGATTATCAAGGAACAAATAAGCAAAAAGAGTTAATATTAAAATATATTGTAAATAGAGCTAATCCTAATTTTTGGGATGAATATGATTGGTTTACAAATGAATTTAAAAAGCAAGATGAATTACAATTTGGGCTTTTTGACTTAAATCGATACTACCAAAAAGCTATTGATAACTTTCGTTAA
- a CDS encoding aspartate carbamoyltransferase catalytic subunit, translating to MQHLIRTADFTKEEILEVFDDARMFLDMQSNEVLKGKIVVNLFFEDSTRTRSAFEMAAKRLGAQVISLDVGRSSRSKGETIFDTIANINAMQPDAITIRHSECGLPGTLVDHVDCPIINAGDGKHAHPTQALLDFFTIYEHFNGEVEGKKIAIIGDVKSSRVAGSNRRLLSRFGMDVCFVAPDCFKYEDSEFKQYDTLDEIIDEVDVVMSLRTQLERHDEVYFTSLTDYAKNYCITKDTFGDRDILLLHPGPVNRNIDISDEMLVDPRNKILEQVRNGVAVRMAILKKLIK from the coding sequence ATGCAGCACCTAATCCGTACAGCAGATTTTACAAAAGAAGAAATTTTAGAAGTTTTTGATGATGCTAGAATGTTTCTAGATATGCAAAGTAATGAAGTTCTAAAGGGAAAAATTGTAGTAAATCTATTTTTTGAAGATTCTACAAGAACTAGAAGTGCTTTTGAAATGGCAGCTAAAAGGCTTGGAGCTCAGGTAATTTCTTTAGATGTAGGAAGAAGCTCAAGAAGTAAAGGTGAAACTATCTTTGATACTATTGCAAATATTAATGCAATGCAGCCAGATGCTATTACTATTAGACATAGTGAATGTGGTTTACCAGGAACTTTAGTTGACCATGTTGATTGTCCTATTATTAATGCGGGTGATGGAAAACATGCACATCCTACTCAAGCATTATTAGATTTCTTTACTATTTATGAGCACTTTAATGGAGAAGTAGAAGGAAAGAAAATCGCAATTATTGGAGATGTAAAAAGTTCAAGAGTTGCAGGTTCTAATAGAAGACTTCTTTCAAGATTTGGAATGGACGTTTGTTTTGTTGCTCCTGATTGCTTTAAATATGAAGATAGTGAGTTTAAACAATATGATACTTTAGATGAAATCATTGATGAGGTTGATGTTGTTATGAGTTTAAGAACTCAACTTGAAAGACATGACGAAGTATATTTTACATCATTAACTGACTATGCAAAAAACTATTGTATTACAAAAGATACTTTTGGAGATAGAGATATTTTATTACTTCACCCAGGACCAGTAAATAGAAATATTGATATTTCTGATGAAATGTTAGTTGACCCTAGAAACAAAATCTTAGAGCAAGTAAGAAATGGCGTTGCTGTAAGAATGGCAATTTTAAAGAAACTTATAAAGTAA
- a CDS encoding aminodeoxychorismate synthase component I, with protein MNKDLQNLLNKYGSLKEPFFFLISYDLSKSYVKPLSELPNEVKYEINEKVSSKLSTKTLEKEELKKYPLSFNEYKKSFDILQEHIKNGNSYILNLTAKTKIETKFSLDEIYEKANAKYKLKFFDEFVCFSPEKFIEIKKNKIATYPMKGTIDSKVENASAKILGNIKEMAEHTMVVDLLRNDLGIVANKIKVDKFRYIDKINAGDKKLLQVSSKITGQLDEDWHSKIGDILTSILPAGSITGTPKKKTVEILKENESYDRDYYTGVFGVYDGKSLNSCVMIRFIEKDEKGNLYYKSGGGITCDSNVEDEYKELIDKIYLPF; from the coding sequence TTGAACAAAGACTTACAAAACCTACTAAATAAATATGGCTCTTTAAAGGAGCCATTTTTTTTTCTTATCTCTTATGATTTATCAAAATCTTATGTAAAACCTTTAAGTGAACTTCCTAATGAAGTAAAATATGAGATAAATGAAAAAGTATCTTCAAAACTTTCAACTAAAACCTTAGAAAAAGAAGAGTTGAAAAAGTATCCACTATCTTTTAACGAGTATAAAAAGAGTTTTGATATTTTACAAGAACATATAAAAAATGGAAACTCTTATATTCTAAACTTAACAGCAAAAACAAAAATAGAAACAAAATTTTCATTAGATGAAATCTATGAAAAAGCAAATGCAAAATATAAGTTAAAGTTTTTTGATGAGTTTGTTTGTTTTTCCCCTGAAAAATTTATAGAAATCAAAAAGAACAAAATAGCAACATATCCTATGAAAGGAACAATTGATAGTAAAGTAGAAAATGCAAGTGCTAAAATCTTAGGAAATATAAAAGAGATGGCAGAACATACTATGGTTGTTGATTTACTTAGAAATGATTTAGGAATTGTGGCAAACAAAATAAAAGTAGACAAGTTTAGGTATATTGATAAAATAAATGCAGGTGATAAAAAACTTTTACAAGTTAGTTCTAAAATAACTGGGCAACTTGATGAAGATTGGCATAGTAAAATAGGTGATATTTTAACTTCAATTTTACCAGCAGGTTCTATAACAGGAACGCCAAAGAAAAAAACTGTTGAAATACTAAAAGAGAATGAATCTTATGATAGAGATTACTACACAGGTGTTTTTGGAGTATATGATGGAAAATCTTTAAACTCTTGCGTTATGATAAGATTTATTGAAAAAGATGAAAAAGGAAACCTTTACTATAAAAGTGGTGGAGGAATTACCTGTGATTCAAATGTTGAAGATGAATACAAAGAGCTTATTGATAAAATCTACTTACCCTTTTAA
- a CDS encoding Cj0069 family protein, whose product MKNTIFVIEYAKGSDKGFDGFRPDTKPILDAIEEVGDYKTEIVFYRPNRKYELLEYLKEKAVSVISRINPGNLKEVDEYFQFLKALGNAGVEVHTHPDVMINLDFKDILAKLKGTRLGDEDTYFYNTFTDFARKFPADLDKYGIRVLKTNYGSTGEGVYLVSKKDDGSIFSVEAVNNEKFYYDNINEFLEKFESRFEEESEYAAYFKGKNGFVGCRYLERIAEGEVRVLLVNDKPISVVHKKPQEGEFSATLFSGAQYKYESPDEPKWKDVVKLTTKGLKDLKPFLKGQNYPLLWTMDYIMDYDKDGNDIYVLSEINCSCVGITTELQYAKEVAKVFETSKKKKKK is encoded by the coding sequence ATGAAGAACACTATTTTTGTAATAGAATATGCAAAAGGAAGTGACAAAGGCTTTGACGGTTTTAGACCTGATACTAAACCAATTTTAGATGCAATTGAGGAAGTTGGTGATTATAAAACTGAGATAGTTTTTTATAGACCAAATAGAAAGTATGAACTACTTGAGTATTTAAAAGAAAAAGCAGTTTCAGTTATAAGTAGAATTAACCCAGGTAACTTAAAAGAAGTAGATGAATATTTTCAATTTTTAAAGGCATTAGGAAATGCAGGAGTTGAAGTTCATACTCACCCAGATGTTATGATTAATCTTGATTTTAAAGATATTCTAGCAAAATTAAAGGGAACTAGACTTGGTGATGAAGATACTTACTTTTACAATACATTCACTGATTTTGCAAGAAAATTCCCTGCTGATTTAGATAAATATGGAATTAGAGTTTTAAAAACAAACTACGGTTCTACAGGTGAGGGCGTATATTTAGTATCTAAAAAAGATGATGGTTCAATTTTCTCTGTTGAGGCTGTAAACAATGAGAAATTTTACTATGACAACATCAATGAGTTTTTAGAAAAGTTTGAATCAAGATTTGAAGAAGAATCAGAATATGCTGCATACTTCAAAGGTAAAAATGGTTTTGTAGGGTGTAGATATTTAGAAAGAATAGCAGAAGGTGAAGTAAGAGTTTTACTTGTAAATGATAAACCTATTTCAGTAGTACATAAAAAACCTCAAGAGGGTGAATTCTCTGCAACTTTATTCTCTGGGGCTCAATACAAATATGAATCACCAGATGAGCCAAAATGGAAAGATGTAGTTAAACTTACAACAAAAGGTTTAAAGGATTTAAAACCATTCTTAAAAGGTCAAAACTATCCACTTCTTTGGACTATGGATTATATTATGGATTATGATAAAGATGGAAATGATATCTATGTTTTATCTGAAATCAACTGCTCTTGCGTAGGAATCACAACAGAACTTCAATATGCAAAAGAAGTTGCAAAGGTTTTTGAAACTTCAAAGAAAAAGAAGAAAAAGTAG
- a CDS encoding cysteine hydrolase family protein, which yields MKNTALLLIDLQNDYFSSFEGAKYPLADSEKASRNASILLEEFRKKALNIIHIKHENPNENAPFFEIGSKGAQIHNSVKPLEEETVISKNFPNSFLKTQLKEVLEEKEIDSLIIVGAMTHMCVDATLRAAKDFGYNCTVINDACATKNLEFNGKIVSSKDVQNSFMAAFEFAYAKVESTNDFLKGFDC from the coding sequence ATGAAAAATACAGCACTACTACTAATAGACTTACAAAATGACTATTTCTCAAGTTTTGAAGGGGCAAAATACCCTTTAGCAGACTCAGAAAAAGCTTCAAGAAATGCTTCAATACTTTTAGAGGAGTTTAGGAAAAAAGCCTTAAACATAATACATATAAAACATGAAAATCCAAATGAAAATGCACCTTTCTTTGAAATAGGTTCAAAGGGAGCACAAATACACAATAGCGTCAAACCTTTAGAAGAAGAAACTGTAATAAGTAAAAATTTTCCAAATTCATTTTTAAAAACACAACTAAAAGAAGTTTTGGAAGAAAAGGAAATAGACTCTCTTATAATTGTAGGAGCTATGACTCATATGTGTGTAGATGCAACACTTAGAGCTGCAAAAGATTTTGGATATAATTGCACTGTTATAAATGATGCTTGTGCAACAAAAAATTTAGAGTTTAATGGAAAAATTGTATCTTCTAAAGATGTACAAAATAGTTTTATGGCAGCTTTTGAGTTTGCTTATGCAAAAGTAGAGAGTACAAATGATTTTTTAAAAGGCTTTGATTGTTAA
- a CDS encoding response regulator transcription factor produces MLKLNNLLVLYIYDKHSSKNEVLPLLQKNLKKVFTANSLKQAKSSYKKYSPCIIVVDDSFCDNTMVKFLQEVRQSDIKTAVIVLSANKTNAYLYELMELYITKYILKPFCQDKFLEGLEKCLEVIESRIYSNVNLGNGILFNFQTQSITKDGKVFILNKKESILVNLFIQNPNRVITYEELEYHIWDNECTTAALKSLIRDFRKKTYKTILQNYSGIGYKLNIEN; encoded by the coding sequence TTGTTAAAATTAAATAACTTACTTGTTTTATATATTTACGATAAACACTCTTCTAAAAATGAGGTTTTGCCACTTTTGCAGAAAAATTTAAAAAAGGTTTTCACTGCAAATAGTTTAAAACAAGCAAAGAGTTCTTATAAAAAATATTCACCATGTATTATTGTTGTAGATGACTCTTTTTGCGATAATACAATGGTGAAGTTTCTTCAAGAAGTTAGGCAAAGTGATATTAAAACTGCAGTTATAGTTTTAAGTGCTAATAAAACAAATGCTTATCTTTATGAGTTAATGGAGCTATATATTACAAAGTATATTTTAAAACCTTTTTGCCAAGATAAGTTTTTAGAAGGTCTTGAAAAATGTCTTGAAGTTATAGAAAGTAGAATATATAGTAATGTAAATCTAGGAAATGGCATTTTATTTAATTTTCAAACTCAAAGCATTACAAAAGATGGGAAGGTTTTTATTTTGAATAAAAAAGAATCTATCTTAGTAAATCTTTTTATCCAAAACCCAAATAGAGTTATTACTTATGAAGAGTTAGAATACCATATTTGGGACAATGAGTGCACAACTGCTGCTTTAAAGTCTTTGATTCGAGACTTTAGAAAAAAGACTTATAAAACAATTTTACAAAACTATTCAGGCATAGGCTATAAGTTAAATATAGAAAACTAA